One genomic segment of uncultured Desulfobacter sp. includes these proteins:
- a CDS encoding DUF4412 domain-containing protein, with protein MKKGILVCVVMCLVMLLSQQFALADMYLKQKQKTDAFSMMGQKQPAQEFETESWVSDGAMWTQMGDKGIIIKEDGSMIMLDHVGKTYTEMTLNYEKMAEASGEKMDAEDMAGLKQYMGKMMDIKISVEPTEEKKQINGYNCQKYTQTMEMGMGINKSVIWATTDIKVDADVYAKFTASTLANQPGLEQSIDKMVYEMKKIKGVQVLNETTMNMMGQEMKTSVELLEIKEGKAPSKVFLIPKDYKKKDIGY; from the coding sequence ATGAAAAAGGGAATATTGGTGTGTGTCGTTATGTGTTTAGTGATGTTGTTATCACAACAGTTTGCTTTGGCAGATATGTATCTCAAGCAAAAGCAAAAAACAGATGCATTTTCCATGATGGGCCAAAAACAACCTGCCCAGGAATTTGAAACAGAATCGTGGGTTTCCGACGGCGCGATGTGGACCCAAATGGGTGATAAGGGGATTATAATAAAAGAAGATGGCAGCATGATCATGCTTGACCACGTTGGCAAAACCTACACTGAAATGACCCTGAATTACGAGAAAATGGCTGAAGCGTCGGGTGAAAAAATGGATGCTGAAGACATGGCTGGCTTAAAACAATATATGGGCAAAATGATGGATATTAAAATATCTGTAGAGCCCACCGAGGAGAAAAAGCAAATTAACGGTTACAATTGCCAAAAATATACCCAGACTATGGAAATGGGGATGGGAATAAATAAATCCGTAATTTGGGCAACAACTGATATCAAAGTAGATGCAGATGTTTATGCCAAATTTACCGCATCAACGCTCGCAAACCAGCCGGGTTTGGAGCAATCGATTGATAAAATGGTGTATGAAATGAAAAAAATAAAGGGTGTTCAGGTGCTTAATGAGACAACCATGAATATGATGGGACAGGAGATGAAAACCTCGGTAGAACTTTTGGAAATTAAAGAAGGTAAAGCGCCTTCCAAAGTATTCTTAATTCCCAAAGATTATAAGAAAAAAGATATTGGATATTAA
- a CDS encoding phosphate acyltransferase: MSAKLRNKIIEAVAEIGKINVSMSAFERDLTVASEVWLADLSERIKKDMGTSDAGLIQSDLSAIIEILIKSPPSPGINTIVGNALTLMLEMERAGQKKSPAIRRLIGPSLAQEAQQEEMRFLLLNPGTVSTRIAVFQGLEQVHGFEIHVLPDEEDSIDRRIKAVAAHLERAGIALASFDGIACQGGFLKPIPSGTYRVSPEMVRDLVEAPLRTHASNMGIPMGMELARMAGSQKDLLLTTTDPFVCDELDLVDRVTGFVRIKRNGAGAHYLSHKAVWRIVASLMNQAPEHVNAVTAHLGGGTSLAAHRQGQVTMLIDAYSGLPSTSRSGAIDIDRVIKAIKSNDISIRDLEQVLENRGGLLSLVGTNDFYAMIGFLRQGATPVQRKKIELVQNFLARKIAGGMLKLTADGADVRVMAITGGLAANPDMMHRVKQNIAGRYPVVTMPGYFEHEALAAGQIRGYYAPETLKDYETERDALAKKRHDEDILIDTPVFKREIRFKKKGAPLTTLDDIIDAAYLTVEENYSPTIAIVGAENEEAIQAAKRANEEGRFRIAKFVLLGDFQEISQMAYEYDLAIDNDNYTIIDTENPVEEAVSLLEQGKVDILMKGHIHTEDLLRGVFKYLKASGQLQKGQVMSHTAIVDIPTRNKLLAFSDGALNTYPDEQKRMAILENALKVVHNLNIKVPKVAVISAVENVNLSVDSSMEAERIAARFADRDDCIVEGPLSLDVAMDLAIAEEKHYTGRIQGNADILILPDIDSGNILWKTLTTQSGAALAGVILCGDMPLILTSRGDSIRSKLASLSLAVKFYFDLKKQSKESP, translated from the coding sequence ATGAGCGCGAAACTTCGTAATAAAATAATTGAAGCCGTGGCTGAAATCGGAAAAATCAATGTATCCATGTCTGCCTTTGAAAGGGATCTGACAGTGGCCAGTGAAGTTTGGCTGGCCGATCTTTCAGAACGGATAAAAAAAGACATGGGAACTTCGGATGCCGGACTAATACAAAGCGATCTTTCAGCAATCATAGAGATCCTGATTAAATCACCCCCTTCCCCCGGTATCAATACCATTGTAGGCAATGCCCTGACTCTGATGCTGGAAATGGAACGTGCAGGCCAGAAAAAATCCCCGGCGATACGACGACTTATCGGTCCATCCCTGGCCCAGGAAGCGCAACAGGAAGAGATGCGATTTCTTCTACTGAATCCAGGCACTGTCTCCACCCGGATTGCCGTATTCCAGGGGCTGGAACAGGTACATGGTTTTGAAATACATGTTCTTCCCGATGAGGAAGACAGCATAGACCGCAGAATAAAGGCTGTGGCAGCACATCTGGAACGCGCCGGGATTGCGCTCGCATCCTTTGACGGCATCGCCTGCCAGGGAGGATTTCTCAAACCCATTCCATCCGGAACCTACCGGGTGAGCCCGGAAATGGTCAGGGATCTTGTGGAAGCGCCGTTGCGAACCCATGCCAGTAATATGGGCATTCCCATGGGCATGGAACTGGCCCGGATGGCGGGCAGTCAAAAGGATCTGCTTTTGACCACCACAGATCCATTTGTCTGTGATGAACTGGATCTGGTGGACCGGGTTACAGGATTTGTAAGAATCAAGCGTAACGGTGCCGGGGCACATTATTTAAGCCACAAGGCTGTATGGCGAATCGTGGCATCTTTAATGAATCAGGCACCGGAACATGTGAACGCCGTCACCGCCCATTTGGGCGGGGGCACCTCCCTTGCCGCACATAGACAGGGACAGGTCACCATGCTCATCGACGCCTATTCCGGCCTGCCGTCAACAAGCAGAAGCGGCGCCATAGACATAGACCGGGTCATTAAAGCCATCAAATCCAATGATATCTCCATCCGGGACCTTGAACAGGTTCTTGAGAACCGTGGCGGACTTCTCTCCCTAGTGGGCACCAATGATTTCTATGCCATGATCGGGTTCCTGCGCCAAGGCGCCACCCCTGTACAGCGCAAAAAAATAGAACTGGTTCAAAACTTTCTGGCAAGAAAAATTGCCGGCGGCATGCTCAAGCTTACTGCGGACGGGGCAGATGTCAGGGTAATGGCGATCACCGGCGGACTTGCCGCAAATCCGGACATGATGCACCGGGTCAAGCAAAATATCGCAGGGCGTTACCCCGTGGTAACCATGCCCGGCTACTTTGAACATGAAGCATTAGCTGCCGGACAGATCCGGGGGTATTATGCCCCTGAAACGCTCAAGGACTACGAAACCGAACGGGATGCCCTGGCAAAAAAAAGGCATGATGAAGATATATTGATTGACACCCCCGTATTTAAACGCGAAATCAGGTTCAAGAAAAAAGGCGCGCCTTTAACCACCTTGGACGATATCATTGATGCGGCATACTTGACGGTCGAAGAAAATTATTCGCCGACCATCGCCATTGTAGGCGCCGAAAACGAAGAGGCAATCCAGGCGGCCAAAAGAGCCAATGAAGAAGGCCGGTTCCGTATTGCCAAATTTGTACTCCTTGGTGATTTCCAGGAAATCAGCCAGATGGCCTATGAATACGATCTTGCCATTGACAATGACAACTACACCATCATTGATACGGAAAACCCCGTAGAAGAAGCTGTCAGCCTTTTGGAGCAAGGCAAGGTTGATATCCTTATGAAAGGGCATATCCATACGGAAGATCTTCTCAGGGGGGTTTTTAAATACCTGAAAGCCAGTGGCCAGCTCCAAAAAGGCCAGGTCATGAGCCACACCGCCATTGTGGATATCCCCACCCGGAACAAATTGCTGGCATTTTCAGACGGTGCGTTAAACACTTACCCTGATGAACAAAAACGTATGGCTATCCTTGAAAATGCATTAAAAGTGGTACACAACCTGAATATCAAGGTACCCAAGGTCGCAGTGATCTCCGCCGTTGAAAACGTAAACCTCAGCGTGGACAGCTCCATGGAAGCAGAACGTATTGCGGCCCGTTTTGCAGACAGGGACGACTGCATTGTGGAAGGTCCTTTGTCTTTGGATGTGGCCATGGATCTTGCCATTGCCGAAGAAAAGCACTACACGGGTCGGATTCAAGGCAATGCCGATATACTGATCCTGCCGGATATTGATTCGGGCAATATTTTATGGAAAACTCTGACGACCCAGTCCGGGGCAGCCCTTGCCGGAGTGATTCTATGTGGTGATATGCCCCTGATCCTGACCTCAAGGGGGGATTCGATACGGTCCAAACTGGCGTCACTGTCCCTTGCCGTAAAATTTTACTTTGATCTTAAAAAGCAAAGCAAGGAGTCGCCTTAA
- a CDS encoding AMP-binding protein has translation MESTDLDQKLPARLDAFRRLHRHTLDHREQFWAAQAKRLQWQTAFSCVVKEDFSRPMVSWFCDGQINAAQNAVHRTIETGKGEAPALVYYQKSGDTDTLTFNELKDKVIRLAAAFHQAGLIPGDRIALNLPNCPEFIVSALAAAYLGITYLPIGCHLPPSTVAEDVIASKAKLAIMANSNAYEEKKDHVLKVHALLDDLPILISDEKIEELPTLEEYMAKADPSGLEPACPQADHPLFAVYENRLADKHVGSVFPTGGFLVQAHASFDDIFNKALVQDKPKLIVNTLDMCKAPTQAYGLWGPLSNGTGIILIDEEIRVNTIEKILNEQPNPALLCRPNLISELREQLGQGQLNTAKRFPVIACCGSALPPRLVKYADGILVNGPERVVNLWVQNKSGTALLNSYPTPELNRPGALGFGALGVEPLIMSDFGKPCKTNISGNLIFARSWPAMPTATMGTTEHFKKTYFSRFPGCFFTYDGVRSDKDGFFWFMGRLDDSIKVKGQSLGASLIEGVLSSHPLVDEAAIISGQGSSGEEIVIFMVPHKTIQDEQTCIDQIKDYIAEKIGRFAVPEKIIITDQLPKTPTGKLFRSVLRRVAAGEATLDGQK, from the coding sequence ATGGAAAGCACTGACCTTGACCAAAAATTACCCGCACGTCTTGACGCATTCCGCCGTCTGCACAGGCACACGCTTGACCATCGTGAACAATTCTGGGCTGCCCAGGCAAAACGGCTGCAATGGCAGACAGCTTTTTCCTGTGTGGTCAAGGAGGATTTTTCCAGGCCCATGGTATCCTGGTTCTGTGACGGACAGATCAATGCTGCCCAAAACGCAGTTCACAGAACAATTGAAACAGGGAAGGGAGAAGCACCCGCCCTGGTCTATTATCAAAAATCCGGCGATACCGACACCCTGACATTTAATGAACTTAAAGACAAAGTGATCAGGCTTGCAGCGGCTTTTCACCAGGCCGGCCTTATTCCGGGTGACCGTATCGCCTTAAATCTTCCCAACTGCCCTGAATTTATCGTCAGCGCCCTGGCAGCCGCCTACCTTGGCATCACCTACCTGCCCATAGGCTGCCATCTTCCCCCTTCCACTGTGGCTGAGGATGTCATTGCATCAAAGGCAAAACTTGCGATCATGGCAAACAGCAATGCTTACGAAGAAAAAAAGGACCATGTTCTAAAAGTCCACGCCCTGCTTGACGATCTACCCATTCTCATTTCAGATGAAAAGATTGAAGAGCTTCCAACCCTTGAAGAATATATGGCCAAGGCAGATCCTTCGGGACTTGAGCCGGCCTGCCCCCAGGCGGATCACCCCTTGTTTGCTGTTTATGAAAATCGCCTGGCCGATAAACATGTGGGGTCTGTTTTTCCAACCGGCGGATTTCTGGTCCAGGCCCACGCCTCTTTTGACGATATTTTCAACAAAGCCCTTGTTCAGGACAAACCCAAATTAATCGTCAACACCCTGGATATGTGCAAAGCGCCGACCCAGGCATACGGCCTGTGGGGACCTTTAAGCAATGGCACAGGTATCATCCTCATCGATGAAGAGATCCGGGTGAATACCATTGAAAAAATTCTCAATGAGCAGCCAAATCCGGCGCTGTTGTGCCGGCCGAATTTAATCTCAGAACTTAGGGAACAACTGGGGCAGGGGCAGCTAAACACGGCCAAACGGTTTCCCGTTATTGCCTGCTGTGGAAGTGCCCTTCCCCCTCGGCTGGTGAAATATGCAGACGGCATACTGGTAAACGGTCCGGAACGGGTGGTGAATCTGTGGGTGCAGAACAAAAGTGGTACTGCACTGCTCAATTCATATCCAACCCCGGAACTGAACCGTCCCGGCGCCCTCGGATTTGGCGCCTTAGGGGTCGAGCCCCTGATCATGAGCGATTTTGGCAAACCCTGTAAAACAAACATCAGCGGCAACCTGATTTTTGCCCGATCATGGCCGGCCATGCCAACGGCCACCATGGGCACAACCGAACATTTTAAAAAGACCTATTTTTCAAGATTTCCCGGCTGTTTCTTTACCTACGACGGGGTCAGGTCCGATAAAGACGGTTTTTTCTGGTTCATGGGACGGCTTGATGACAGCATTAAAGTCAAAGGGCAAAGCCTGGGTGCATCCTTGATCGAGGGCGTACTTAGCTCACATCCCCTGGTTGACGAGGCTGCTATTATCAGCGGCCAGGGCAGCTCCGGGGAGGAAATAGTGATATTCATGGTGCCCCATAAAACGATCCAGGATGAACAAACCTGTATTGACCAGATAAAAGATTATATTGCTGAAAAAATCGGGCGGTTTGCCGTACCGGAAAAAATTATAATCACGGATCAGCTGCCAAAGACCCCCACAGGAAAATTGTTCAGGTCTGTTTTGCGCCGCGTTGCCGCCGGAGAAGCCACCCTGGACGGACAAAAATAA
- a CDS encoding ABC transporter ATP-binding protein, whose translation MKLILYYFKKNLRKIALGVFFIIVVDLLQLVIPQVVSRAVDILADAHFDRYVLLMQCAVILGAGLLMALLRSGWRMLLMGSARDLERGIRDELYSHMLSLDMAYYDKTRAGDIMAHATSDIVHVRMAFGFGIIALVDTLLLGSACIGIMVWTSPKLAALCLIPLPFLVLTTKNLGNRMHQYHSTAQEAFSALTEQIRESFFGIRVIKVFNFKPQVRQKTENSARDYFRKNLKRAYINALLRPLLGLFFNISTLIIILYGGRLVMENQLSPGELVAFIQYLGILAWPVIAIGWMTNLLQRGMASLKRINVLLNTRSEITFPEDTVMPDIVNGNIRFEKVCFSYDKKVNVLSDVSMEIPAGSRIGITGPPGCGKTTLLSLIPRLYDPMTGRIYLDGKDLKTFDPQFLRRHISVMAQEPFLFSGTLEDNILMGERFSGGNAREILDQVIHVCALGDTIAQMPKGLGTLIGERGVTLSGGQKQRVALARTLVRPKPVVLLDDPVSHLDTRTAERVIRGISLMNRGAVMVMVSHRLSALADCDRIYVMDNGRIVDQGTHEQLKASNAFYRTSFKVQQSESKPLGDRS comes from the coding sequence TTGAAGCTGATCCTTTATTATTTTAAAAAAAACTTACGAAAGATCGCTCTGGGCGTCTTCTTTATAATTGTAGTGGATCTGCTCCAGCTTGTAATTCCTCAGGTTGTCAGCAGGGCTGTTGACATTCTGGCAGATGCTCATTTTGATCGTTATGTTCTTTTAATGCAATGCGCAGTCATTTTGGGAGCCGGGCTTCTCATGGCCCTGCTTCGTTCCGGATGGCGTATGCTTTTAATGGGTTCGGCCCGGGATCTTGAGCGGGGCATTCGAGATGAACTGTACTCCCATATGCTAAGTCTGGACATGGCTTATTATGACAAAACCCGGGCCGGGGATATTATGGCACATGCCACATCGGACATTGTTCATGTGCGTATGGCCTTTGGTTTCGGCATTATCGCCCTGGTGGACACCCTGCTTCTCGGCAGTGCATGTATCGGCATCATGGTCTGGACAAGCCCGAAGCTTGCGGCCTTGTGTCTGATTCCCCTTCCTTTTCTGGTTTTGACCACAAAAAATCTGGGTAACAGGATGCACCAGTATCACAGTACAGCCCAGGAGGCCTTTTCCGCACTCACAGAACAAATTCGGGAAAGTTTTTTCGGTATCCGGGTCATCAAAGTGTTCAATTTTAAGCCCCAGGTTCGGCAAAAGACTGAAAACAGCGCCCGGGACTATTTTCGAAAGAATTTGAAACGGGCCTATATCAATGCCCTGCTGCGCCCTTTATTGGGGCTTTTTTTTAACATCTCCACCCTGATCATCATCCTTTACGGCGGGAGGTTGGTCATGGAAAACCAGTTAAGTCCCGGAGAGCTTGTAGCCTTTATTCAATACTTGGGGATTCTGGCCTGGCCGGTGATTGCCATCGGGTGGATGACCAATCTGTTGCAGCGTGGCATGGCATCCCTGAAACGGATAAACGTTCTTTTGAACACCCGGTCCGAAATCACTTTTCCTGAAGATACGGTGATGCCGGACATTGTGAACGGCAATATCCGGTTTGAAAAGGTCTGTTTCTCCTATGATAAAAAGGTAAATGTGCTTTCTGATGTTTCAATGGAGATCCCGGCAGGGTCCAGAATCGGCATTACCGGACCACCTGGCTGCGGGAAAACCACCCTGCTGTCATTGATTCCGCGCCTGTATGACCCCATGACCGGCCGGATTTACCTGGACGGAAAAGATCTGAAAACATTTGATCCGCAGTTTTTGAGGCGCCATATCAGCGTCATGGCCCAGGAACCGTTTTTATTTTCAGGCACCCTTGAAGATAATATTCTTATGGGCGAACGTTTTTCCGGTGGCAACGCGCGTGAAATTCTGGATCAGGTAATTCACGTCTGCGCTTTAGGCGACACCATTGCGCAGATGCCCAAAGGGCTTGGCACCCTGATCGGGGAACGGGGGGTGACCTTATCCGGCGGGCAGAAGCAGCGGGTGGCCCTGGCCCGGACCCTGGTGCGCCCCAAGCCGGTGGTTCTTTTGGATGATCCGGTCAGTCATCTGGATACCCGTACCGCAGAGCGGGTGATCCGGGGCATCAGCCTTATGAACCGGGGCGCCGTCATGGTCATGGTCTCCCACAGGCTTTCGGCCCTTGCCGACTGTGACCGGATTTATGTGATGGACAACGGCAGAATTGTGGACCAGGGCACCCATGAGCAACTTAAGGCATCCAATGCCTTTTACCGGACATCCTTTAAGGTGCAGCAGTCTGAAAGCAAGCCCTTGGGAGACCGGTCATGA
- a CDS encoding ABC transporter ATP-binding protein, with translation MNQPHAFSNEEKKVSLADLALFKALIPYVQPYAWMLALTTFLVFMVTGFELFQPWLIQQAIDGFILVSGDPGLNIIGLDIKRFSVFGILFGVVILAGFVLDFSQAMFMEYTGQKIMLNLRCRLFDHMTDLPVAYFDKNASGRLVARVAGDIENMNEMFTSVLVFIFRDLLLMAGVFVILFFTNHRLTFYLSLIVPVVFVGVIYFSGILRRVFRTLRQKNAEINHRFSEAITGIRAIQTCMAGLHFIHEFKRLNLSHFKAAMAHIRVFAVFMPMVGLMGTLAVAVIIWNGSFMVQGQSLTIGELAAFLTYMKLFFRPLRELSEKFNLLQNALASAERIITVLNTPKARQDKTFRGMDPGGLRHLAFEDVSFSYESGVPVLKNISFSLEKGRAMGIVGQTGAGKSTIINLTAGFYSPTGGRILINGHDYVHMDIAAIRHHTALVMQDPILFAGTVRENLVRLLDGDSRQEDQCLEAALKNANCSFLFDKFAGLDTMLQAGGRPLSSGEKQLVCIARAFALNPDLIIFDEATSYMDSQSEVKIHDAMKKLMQGRLSIIIAHRLSTVKSCDHILVLRDGHIIEQGGHGQLSRAGGEYARLLEKERIGSRSI, from the coding sequence ATGAACCAGCCCCACGCCTTTTCCAACGAAGAGAAAAAGGTCAGTCTGGCAGACCTGGCCCTGTTTAAAGCATTGATCCCCTATGTTCAGCCCTATGCTTGGATGCTTGCGTTGACGACGTTTCTGGTTTTCATGGTCACCGGGTTTGAACTGTTTCAACCCTGGCTTATCCAGCAGGCCATTGACGGGTTCATTCTTGTTTCTGGCGACCCAGGGTTAAATATCATAGGGCTTGATATTAAGCGGTTCTCTGTTTTCGGTATTTTGTTTGGCGTGGTGATTCTGGCAGGTTTTGTTCTGGATTTCAGCCAGGCCATGTTTATGGAGTATACGGGCCAAAAAATCATGCTTAATCTGCGGTGCCGCCTGTTTGATCATATGACGGACTTGCCCGTGGCCTATTTTGATAAAAATGCCTCGGGAAGACTTGTGGCCCGGGTGGCTGGGGACATTGAAAATATGAACGAAATGTTTACAAGCGTTCTTGTTTTTATTTTCAGGGATCTTCTGCTCATGGCCGGGGTATTTGTCATCCTGTTTTTCACCAATCATCGGCTTACCTTTTATTTAAGCCTGATCGTTCCCGTGGTTTTTGTGGGCGTGATCTATTTTTCGGGTATTCTTCGCCGGGTATTTCGGACGTTGAGACAAAAAAATGCTGAGATTAACCACCGTTTTTCAGAAGCCATCACTGGTATCCGGGCCATCCAGACCTGTATGGCCGGCCTGCATTTTATCCATGAGTTCAAGCGCCTGAATTTGTCCCACTTCAAGGCCGCCATGGCTCATATTCGGGTGTTTGCCGTGTTCATGCCCATGGTCGGCCTCATGGGTACCCTGGCAGTGGCTGTTATTATCTGGAACGGCTCTTTTATGGTGCAAGGCCAGAGCCTGACCATTGGTGAGCTTGCGGCGTTTTTGACCTATATGAAATTGTTTTTCAGACCTTTGAGAGAGTTGTCCGAAAAATTTAATCTGCTGCAGAACGCTTTGGCATCTGCCGAAAGGATTATTACAGTATTAAACACACCCAAAGCCCGGCAGGATAAGACGTTCAGGGGGATGGATCCCGGTGGTCTCCGGCATCTGGCATTTGAAGACGTGTCATTTTCATACGAGTCCGGTGTGCCAGTATTGAAAAATATCAGTTTCAGCCTTGAAAAGGGCAGGGCCATGGGTATTGTGGGGCAGACCGGGGCAGGAAAGAGTACCATCATCAATCTTACGGCCGGGTTTTACAGTCCCACAGGTGGACGCATTCTCATTAACGGTCATGATTATGTGCACATGGATATCGCCGCCATCCGGCATCACACCGCCCTGGTCATGCAGGATCCCATCCTGTTTGCCGGAACCGTGCGGGAAAATCTTGTACGACTCCTGGATGGTGACTCCCGCCAGGAAGATCAATGCCTTGAAGCGGCCCTGAAAAATGCCAACTGTTCATTCCTGTTTGATAAATTTGCCGGCCTTGACACCATGCTCCAGGCTGGCGGCCGCCCCCTGTCTTCGGGGGAGAAACAGCTGGTCTGCATTGCCCGGGCCTTTGCCTTGAACCCGGATCTGATTATCTTTGATGAGGCGACTTCTTATATGGATTCCCAGTCCGAGGTGAAAATCCATGATGCCATGAAGAAACTGATGCAAGGGCGCCTGTCCATTATTATTGCCCACCGTCTTTCAACAGTAAAATCGTGTGATCACATCCTGGTGTTAAGGGATGGTCATATTATTGAACAGGGCGGCCATGGACAACTTTCCCGGGCCGGCGGCGAATATGCACGGCTCCTTGAAAAGGAACGGATTGGCAGCAGGTCTATTTGA
- the nadA gene encoding quinolinate synthase NadA, with translation MMTKNYTLHQKIRDLAKAKKAIILAHNYQPAQIQDVADLCGDSLEMSIKAAATDADIIVCCGVRFMAETAAILCPDKIVLMPNPEAGCPMADMVTPEALVKRKKELGGIPVITYVNSSAAVKAVSDICCTSANVVKVVNTLEADEVLMTPDRNLAMYAAANTDKKVHFWDGYCPFHNDLSVETVKASKAAHPKALFVAHPECPPNVLELADSIQSTSGMIRFAGESSADQFILGTETGLIHAISKAHPEKTFFPVSDKLLCTDMKKTRLQHIWDCLENMSGRVVVEESIRIKAMDAVKKMIAIK, from the coding sequence ATGATGACCAAAAATTATACACTCCACCAGAAAATCCGGGACCTGGCCAAGGCAAAAAAGGCCATCATCCTGGCCCATAATTACCAGCCTGCCCAGATCCAGGACGTAGCGGATCTGTGCGGAGATTCCCTTGAAATGAGCATAAAGGCGGCTGCCACGGATGCAGACATTATTGTATGCTGCGGGGTGCGCTTTATGGCTGAGACGGCTGCTATCCTGTGCCCGGATAAAATAGTGCTTATGCCCAACCCAGAGGCCGGGTGCCCCATGGCAGATATGGTGACCCCAGAGGCGTTAGTCAAGCGCAAAAAAGAACTTGGCGGCATCCCTGTCATCACCTACGTCAACTCATCTGCGGCAGTAAAGGCCGTATCTGATATCTGCTGCACCTCTGCCAACGTGGTTAAAGTGGTGAACACCTTAGAGGCCGATGAAGTGCTCATGACGCCGGACCGTAACCTGGCCATGTATGCGGCAGCCAATACCGATAAAAAGGTTCATTTCTGGGATGGATACTGTCCCTTTCACAACGATTTAAGTGTTGAAACGGTCAAAGCATCAAAAGCCGCCCACCCCAAAGCCCTGTTTGTGGCCCACCCGGAGTGCCCCCCCAATGTGCTTGAACTTGCCGACAGCATCCAGTCCACATCGGGAATGATCCGGTTTGCCGGTGAAAGTTCGGCCGACCAGTTTATCCTGGGCACGGAAACAGGCTTGATCCACGCCATTTCAAAGGCACACCCCGAAAAAACCTTTTTCCCCGTATCGGATAAACTATTATGCACAGACATGAAAAAGACGCGATTGCAGCACATTTGGGACTGTCTTGAAAACATGTCAGGAAGGGTGGTGGTCGAAGAATCGATCCGTATCAAAGCCATGGATGCTGTTAAAAAAATGATTGCTATCAAATAG
- a CDS encoding outer membrane lipoprotein carrier protein LolA has translation MTCIVRHFSAWAMLLISTMIPAILPCNAAQSLDDETAKIISGIEAKYAQKSFSADFEQASRLTALDVTEIAKGKAWFSHPGKMKWAYQSSDNHEIITNGKNLWIYRPEENQVMTGDAAPFFQSGSGGAFLADIHKIREEFTIEPGKSGENFSQLVLTPKKETPELARIRIMVNIPGYEIPVVETENIYGDTTKFIFTNIQFVTFDEQIFEFTPPPGTEIIEMD, from the coding sequence ATGACATGTATAGTCAGACATTTCAGCGCATGGGCAATGCTCCTTATCTCCACCATGATACCGGCAATCTTACCCTGCAATGCAGCCCAGTCCCTTGATGATGAAACCGCCAAAATCATCTCGGGTATTGAAGCAAAATACGCCCAAAAAAGTTTCAGTGCCGATTTTGAACAGGCCTCACGTTTAACTGCTCTGGATGTGACTGAAATTGCCAAGGGCAAAGCCTGGTTCAGCCACCCGGGAAAGATGAAATGGGCATATCAAAGTTCAGACAACCATGAAATCATCACCAATGGAAAAAACCTGTGGATCTACCGTCCCGAAGAAAACCAGGTGATGACCGGAGATGCCGCCCCGTTCTTTCAATCCGGCTCCGGTGGCGCATTTCTGGCAGATATCCACAAAATCAGGGAAGAGTTCACCATTGAACCGGGCAAATCGGGCGAAAATTTTTCACAACTTGTGCTGACGCCTAAAAAAGAAACCCCGGAGCTTGCAAGAATACGTATCATGGTGAATATTCCAGGGTATGAAATTCCTGTCGTGGAAACCGAAAATATTTACGGAGATACCACCAAATTCATATTTACCAATATCCAGTTCGTTACATTTGACGAACAAATATTTGAATTTACCCCCCCACCGGGGACTGAAATTATAGAGATGGACTGA